GACGATGACGGTCGAGTTCACCAGGGAGACCGAGCGGTACCGGCACGAGCTGCGGGTGCACTGCTACCGCCTGCTCGGCTCGTTCGACGAGGCCGAGGACCTGGTGCAGGAGACGTTGCTCAGGGCGTGGCGCAGCCGCGACACCTTCGAGGGGCGCTCGACGCTGCGGGCGTGGCTGTACCGGATCGCGACCAACGCGTGCCTGGACGCGATCCACCGCCGTCCCGCGCTCACACCCACCGCGGGCGAGCCGGTGCTGGACGTGCCGTGGCTGCAGCCCTACCCGGACGTCCTGCTGGACCAGGCGGCCGGCCCGGACGCCGAGGCGGTCGCGAAGGAGACGATCGAGCTGGCGTTCCTGGCGGCTCTCCAGCACCTGCCCGCCAAGCAGCGGGCCGTGCTGGTGCTGCGGGACGTCCTGGGGTGGCCGGCGGCCGAGACGGCCGCGCTGCTGGAGGACACCGTCCCGGCGGTGAACAGCGCCCTGCAACGCGCCCGCGTGACGCTGCGCAAGCACCTGCCGGAGCGGCGCGCGGAGTGGTCCGCGGACCCGTCTGCGCAGGAGAAGGCGGTGGTGCGGCGGTTCGTGGAGGCCACCGAGAACGGCGACATGGCGGCCCTGGCGGCGGTGCTGCGCGAGGACGCCGTGTGGACCATGCCGCCGCAGCCGGAGTGGCACCGCGGTCGGGACGA
This DNA window, taken from Saccharothrix variisporea, encodes the following:
- a CDS encoding RNA polymerase subunit sigma-70 yields the protein MSEVLTMTVEFTRETERYRHELRVHCYRLLGSFDEAEDLVQETLLRAWRSRDTFEGRSTLRAWLYRIATNACLDAIHRRPALTPTAGEPVLDVPWLQPYPDVLLDQAAGPDAEAVAKETIELAFLAALQHLPAKQRAVLVLRDVLGWPAAETAALLEDTVPAVNSALQRARVTLRKHLPERRAEWSADPSAQEKAVVRRFVEATENGDMAALAAVLREDAVWTMPPQPEWHRGRDELIGMWTPIMVGPEAFGEWRAVETWANRQPAVANYVKRPGSEVFEPVALDVLRVEDGLVTQVLTFGPAVFERFGLPATL